ACCTACCGGTGGTATAAGATTCATTAATGAAACCAGGATCTGGGAGATTGGAGACCTGGAAGTAGGTAAACCTGTTTCCCTTGTTTTGGTAACTAAAATATTAGTGAATGGTACTTTTAATAATATTGTCGTTGCAAATTCAACCACTCCGGATTCAAACGAATCCAACAATAAAGCAAACAACACTACTGTTGCTAAATCATTTTGTGATTTGGAAGTTACAAAAACCGTAAATGCAACCAATGTTAATATTGGTGATTATGTTGAGTGGATTATTAATGTTGTAAACAAAGGTCCAAGCACTGCTGAAGACGTTGTAGTGAAAGATACTTTACCAAATGGTCTTAAAGTAATTACCTTGCCTGAAAATGTTAAACAGGAGGGCAATACTTTGATTTGGAATATAGGAACTTTAGCTCCTAATACTACTCCATTAACAAAGAAAATTGTAACCCAAGTTTTAGTTGACGGCAATATCACTAACGTTGTAGTTGTGAACTCTTCAACTCCTGATTCCAACAAAACAAACAATAAGGCAAACAACACTACACATGTTGACCCTATTTGTGATTTGGAAATCTTTAAAATAGTAAGCTCCAAGAAAGCTTACGTCGGTGAAGAGTTAACATGGACTATTATTGTAATCAATCACGGTCCTAGTGCAGCAAAAGATGTCAAGGTTCAAGAAGACATACCAGGTTCACTGAAATTCATCAGATATACTGCTACCAAGGGTACTTACGACAAAAACTCCCAAATTTGGACTATCGGAACAATGGATAATGCTTCAAGTTACACTTTAACCATTGTAACAAAAGTATTAAGTGTTGGAAACATTACCAACCCTGTGGAAGTTAAAACTTCCACTCCGGAAAATGATACAACCAATAACAAGGCGAATGATACGGCAGAAGCATTCGAATTCTGTGATTTGGTAATCAAAAAATCTTCAGATAAGAAATCATATTATGTTGGAGATAAGATGTATTGGAAAATTGAGGTTGTCAATAAGGGACCAAGTCCTGCAAGGGGCGTTTGGGTGTCTGATGTATTGCCATCAGCTTTAAAATTCCTTAAATTCACAGCTTCAAAAGGTTCTTATAACGATGCGACTGGAAGATGGTCTATTGGTGATTTGGCTAAAGGTGAAAAAGTCACTTTATACATTTACTGTAAAGTGCTTTCAAAAGGTTTCTTAACCAATAACGCTAATGTGACATGCAGCGTAAATGAAACTGATTTAAGTAACAATTACGATAATGCAACCGTTAAAGTTATTGAGAAGGAACATAAAAAAGAAAAGCAAAATCATACCAAGAAACATTCAAGGTCTACCCCAGAACCAAAACATCCGGTTACTATGCACAGTACTGGTAATCCAATAGCATATCTCTTGATTGCTATATTCGCAATATTTGGCAGTTTTTGGTCAAGGAGAAAACAAGAATAATTAAAATAGAATTTTTTTAACTAGATTTACATCTAGTTACCCTTTTTTATTTTTTTTAAGTGAGCAATTTTTTACGAGAATTAGTTAGATATTTATAAAAAGCTTTTTTTATTTATTTATTGAAAGAATTGAATTCCTTTTGAATATTTTCATAGAAGTAACCCAATTCCCGACCGTTTACGAATATGTGGTTTACTGTTATGGAGACTGTCATTTCATAGTTTTCATCGACCTT
This region of uncultured Methanobrevibacter sp. genomic DNA includes:
- a CDS encoding DUF11 domain-containing protein, whose product is FTANKNGTLVNNVTAKSNETNETNDTADVTVYNPNMTVEKITVNRTVTIGENVVFTIVVTNTGDCNLTDVFVEEKEHEGLEFVGYSDVEGKWTTKDNKIFYLEGKLSKVASFNITFKTTKLGNLTNVVVAGSNKTENKTTNNNTTVNPICDVVITKEVNASSIFVNETVEWTIVVVNKGSSVAENVIVNDTLPKGVIIIGELPNGGKQVGDNIIWELGDLDMKKPVTLKFVTKITVEGNNTNLVSVNSTTPDSNETNNHANNTTVANPICDLVITKEVNATSVFVNDSVEWTITVINKGPSTARNVVVNDTLPEGLVIIKATPTGGIRFINETRIWEIGDLEVGKPVSLVLVTKILVNGTFNNIVVANSTTPDSNESNNKANNTTVAKSFCDLEVTKTVNATNVNIGDYVEWIINVVNKGPSTAEDVVVKDTLPNGLKVITLPENVKQEGNTLIWNIGTLAPNTTPLTKKIVTQVLVDGNITNVVVVNSSTPDSNKTNNKANNTTHVDPICDLEIFKIVSSKKAYVGEELTWTIIVINHGPSAAKDVKVQEDIPGSLKFIRYTATKGTYDKNSQIWTIGTMDNASSYTLTIVTKVLSVGNITNPVEVKTSTPENDTTNNKANDTAEAFEFCDLVIKKSSDKKSYYVGDKMYWKIEVVNKGPSPARGVWVSDVLPSALKFLKFTASKGSYNDATGRWSIGDLAKGEKVTLYIYCKVLSKGFLTNNANVTCSVNETDLSNNYDNATVKVIEKEHKKEKQNHTKKHSRSTPEPKHPVTMHSTGNPIAYLLIAIFAIFGSFWSRRKQE